One Capra hircus breed San Clemente chromosome 3, ASM170441v1, whole genome shotgun sequence genomic window, GACCTGCTCCCCCTCACTGCATCTCACCTGCTCTCTGCTGTCTGCTGCTTGTTGCTCAGCTGAGAGCCATGTCACTCCAAGGCGATGGAAACCTCTCGGTGATGTCTTTGCAGGAATTTGTGCTGGATGGATTTGAGGGCGGTCTGCAGACCCAGGCCCTGCTCTTTGCTCTGTTCCTGGCCCTGTACGTGGTGGCCGTCCTGGGGAACCTCGCCATGATGGTGGTCATCACCCTGGATGCCCGTCTGCACTCCCCGATGTGCTTCTTCCTCAAGAACCTCTCCTTTGTGGACCTGTGTTACTCATCTGTCATCACCCCCAAGGCCCTGGCCACCTTCCTGTCCTCCTCCAAGGTCATCACCTTTGAGGGATGTAtcattcaatttttcttttttgccctaCTGGGCACCACAGAGGCATTTCTCCTGGCTATGATGGCCTATGACCATTTCGTGGCCATCTGCAGCCCCCTGCACTATCCCATCACCATGTGCCCCTCGGTCTGTGCCTGCCTGGTGCTGGGCTCCTACTGTGGAGGCTGCCTCAACTCCATCCTGGAGACCAGCTTCACATTCAGGCTCCCATTCTGCAGCTCCAACCATATCGACCACTTCCTCTGTGATGTCCCTCCATTGCTCAAGCTTGCCTGTGCCAACACTACGACCAATGAGCTGGTCATGTTTGGCCTCTGTGGCCTCATCATCGTGGGCACCACACTTGTGGTCCTCATCTCCTATAGCTACATCACAGTGACCATCCTGAGGATGCGCTCAGGAGGAGGGAGACACAAGCTCTTCTCCACCTGTGGCTCCCACATGACAGCCGTGTCCCTCTTTTACAGGACTGTTTTTGTCATGTATGCCCAGCCAGGAGCTGTGGCGTCCATGGAGCAGGGCAAGGTGGTCTCTGTCTTCTACACCCTGGTCATCCCGATGCTCAACCCCCTCATCTACAGCCTGAGAAACAAGGACGTGAAGGATGCCCTGTGGAGACTGGGGCAGAGACACACAGCCACGTGACGGAGGGTGGCCAGAGAGACAGTGTCCTGAGAACAGGACAAGATGGCTTCATGGACGGGACTGGGTTTGGTTTGAGAAATTCATCCCCTATTTATCTAATTCACCCTTTCATCCAGTGTAGCATTCTACTCTTTATGAAGCACATGATGCTCCACAAACTGCAAGTGTGAGAAATAAAGACAGATAAGGCGTCTTCATTCCCACTAGAGAACTAATGACCCATGTTACCCAAGACCTTAATTTTGAAATCTGTATAACAGTGGGTGGAGTGATTAGCAGAGAGTCTTTGAAACATCATGCATGTCCCAAATTCAACTTCCTTTGGTGAAGGTATAAAATGACACAAACTCTGATGcctctctttccccttcattTCTAATCTAGGTAAATATGTGCTCAGCAGTCTTCTTGGACCACGTAGAAGAGGGGCCCGAAGACACTTGGCCTTGCCCGTTCTTGGTGATGACCTGGGTCACCAGAGCCAGTCAAGAGTTAGGAAGACCAGGCTTCCCCTCAACCCTGCATGTGGCTGCTCTCCCTCCTCTGCCTCTGTTCACTGATGCTGCCACCCAACAAGGCAGCAGGGAGCACCTTCAGAAGCTCCTAGTGCTCCCTGTCCTGGGTTCTCCCCTCAGACAGAGGCTGGGAGCCCTAGGGAGTCAGCATGGATACCCAAACTCCAACTGACACTTTCTGCCACCCAGCTTGGCAGGTGACACTTTCCCATTTGTGATCGTTCATCAACACAGACATCTCTGGATAAGGACAAAGGTCCTGGTAGCTGCagcagggagcaggggaggaaagggaaggtgcactttcctgtagagagcataGCTCCTTGCTCTCTGTCTCCCACACTCCCTGGGAGCCTGGCCCCTTAACCTTGAGCCACATGTTCAGAGCTTCATCATCATGCTCCATGGAACTCAGCACACGGTCTGTACTCAGATCCCAGTGGCCTCCTTAAGGTGTCTTCTTTTGGAAGGGTCATCCGCTCCCATGGCCACTACCAGGAGGCTCTCCTCTGGACACAAGGGTGGTCTGTCCCTAGTAGGGTCAGTGGGGATGGGCCCTGCCTCTCTGGTCACAGCTCTCCATCTTCTCTTTTTGCTCAGGAGGACCGTGGGGAGGGGCTCACACCCCGTCATCAGGCTGCCGCTCACCGTTGCTCAGTTGGGACCTACTCAGAGGCCTCTACCCGATTCTTGTCCCCATTGTCTCATATTTGGGCTCCAAACTTAATTCTAAGTCTTCCATAGATTACTGTATTCTCTTGATATAATGCTGCAATTCTTTGAAAAGTTCCCCCAGTTTTCAGTGGCAAAATGACATGGTTTATGATTGTTTCATGCTGTATTATTCTATCTCCTAGCTTACTTTCTTCCTCTTtcgtctcctctctcctcctcctttcctccctctttctttctttcttccttctttctttttctctcctttctttctaatctctctctttccctcgcctatctctctctttcattttattgttttccattcCATGAAATTTCAGAAGAATTATCTTGGGTCTTCTTACCATCTTGATTTAAATTTCTAAAGGAGATAGAAAAGTGCAATCTTTTTACACAAGTGTATATTTCTCATCATACGTGCAGGTTAATGGTGCCAACAGTATAATGTCAGTGGTTCTTAGTAGAGCAAcattaattttcactttcaaataaatCAGGAAAGCACGTTAAATATTAGATGAAATAGAAATTGCCCTATACTGTggaaggaaattatttttaaaaccctgTAAGTTGGGTTTACTTATGCGAACCTATGTTTCATACTGCAGTGAAGGGAATTATACAATGTTAGAAGTAGTTTCTTTTTTGGTTCATCCTATATAATGCTTTGCAAGCTGCTGACACATACTTGGTTCTTTGTTCACATCTAATGCTGGTGTATAAGTTGAGCTCAGTGTTAAGTAGACATTGAACTCCAAAATATACATGTTACAGCTCTAGTTTGCTTATTGTGTTTCAGTGGAAAATAAACACATCACATTTCAACACAAAACACGTTGTAGTTTTGATGCTGATCCTATAGTAAAGTTTAGAAGTTTCTACCTATTAATGTAAAAATCAATTGTTGTAACTAATTTTGAGTGTAGTTCAGTAGTGTTAGCATACTCACCTCACTGTGTATCAGATCTCCAGAACTTCATCATCTTGCAAACCTGGAACTCCATCCCCCTAAATAATAGCTCCCTGTTTCCCCCTTACCTTCACCACTGGCAGTCACCATTCTACCTTCTGTCTCCACACATGTGACTTCTTTAGATGGCCCAGATAAGTaaagcatacagtatttgtctttttgtgtctggtCGTTTCATTTAACATAGAATCCTCAAGGTTTACccatgttgcagcatgtgacAGCATTTCTATCATTTTCAGGGCTGAATAGTAATCCATCACATGTGTATACAACTTTTTGCTTATCCCTTCATCCACCTAGGAACACGTGGGTTGCCTCCACATTTTGGTTATGTTGAAAAACATGCTATGGAAATGGGCATGCAAATATCTCAGAGAgactgcctttttcttttctttctttctttatttatttttaaattttaaaatctttaattcttacatgcgttcccaaacatgaaccccctcccacttccctccccataacatctctctgggtcatccccatgcaccagccccaagcatgctgtatcctgcgtcagacatagactggtgattcaattcttacatgatagtatacatgttagaatgccattctcccaaatcatcccaccctctccctctccctctgagtccaaaagtccgttatacacatctgtgtcttttttgctgtcttgcatacagggtcgtcattgccatctttctaaattccatatatatgtgttagtatactgtattggtgtttttctttctggcttacttcactctgtataatcggctccagtttcacccatcttatcagaactgattcaaatgaattctttttaatggctgagtaatactccattgtgtatatgtaccacagctttcttatccattcatctgctgatggacatctaggttgtttccatgtcctggctattataaacagtgctgcgatgaacattggggtacatgtgtctctttcaattctggtttcctcagtgtgtatgcccagcagtgggattgctgggtcataaggtagttctatttgcaatttttaaaggaatctccacactgttctccatagtggctgtactagtttgcattcccaccaacagtgtaggagggttcccttttctccacaccctctccagcatttattgcttgcagattgtTGGATCgcagccactctgactggtgtgaagtggtacctcattgtggttttgatttgcatttctctaataatgagtgatgttgagcatcttttcatgtgtttgttagccatccgcatgtcttctttggagaaatgtctatttagttctttggcccattttttgattgggtcgtttatttttctggaattgagctgcataagttgcttgtatatttttgagattagttgtttgtcagttgtttcatttgctattattttctcccattcagaaggctgtcttttcaccttgcttatattttcctttgttttgcagaagcttttaattttaattagatcccatttgtttatttttgcttttatttccagtattctgggaggtggatcatagaggatcctgctgtgatttatgtctgagaatgttttgcctatgatttcctgtaggagttttatagtttctggtcttacatttagatctttaatccattttgagtttatttttgtgtgtggtgttagaaagtgatctagtttcattctttcacaagtggttaaccagttttcccagcaccacttgttaaagagattgtctttactccattgtatattcttgcctcctttgtcaaagataaggtgtccatatgtgtgtagatttatctctgggctttctattttgttccattgatctatatgtctgtctttgtgccagtaccatactgtcttgatgactgtggctttgtagtagagcctgaagtcaggcaagttgattcctccagttccattcttctttctcaagattgctttggcaattcgaggttttttgtatttccatacaaatcttgaaattatttgttctagttctgtgaaaaatatggctggtagcttgatagggattgcattgaatttataagttgctttgggtagtatactcattttcactatattgattcttccgatccatgaacatggtatatttccccatctattagtgtcctctgatttctttcatcagtgttttatagttttctatctataggtctttagtttctttaggtagatatattcctaagtattttattcttttcgttgcaatggtgaatggaattgtttccttaatttcttttcctactttctcattgttagtgtataggaatgcaaaggatttctgtgtgttgattttatatcctgaaactttactatattcatggattagctctagtaattttctggtggagtctttagggttttctatatagaggatcatgtcatctgcaaacagtgaaagttttacttcttcttttccagtttggattccttttatttctttttctgctctgattgctgtggccaaaacttccagaactatgttgaatagtagtggtgaaagtgggcacccttgtcttgttcctgactttaggggaaatgctttcaatttttcaccattgaggataatgtttgctgtgggtttgtcatatatagcttttattatgttgaggtatgttccttctattcctgctttctggagagtttttatcataaatggatgttgaattttgtcaaaggccttctctgcatctattgagataatcatatggcttttatttttcaatttgttaatgtggtgaattacattgattgatttgtggatgttgaagaatccttgcatccctgggataaagcccacttggtcatggtgtatgatctttttaatgtgttgttggattctgattgctagaattttgttgaggatttttgcatctatgttcatcagtgatattggcctgtagttttcttttgttgtgacatctttgtcaggttttggtattagggtgatggtggcctcatagaatgagtttggaagtttaccttcctctgcaattttctggaagagtttgaggaggataggtgttagctcttctcgaaatttttggtagaattcagctgtgaagccgtctggacctgggcttttgtttgctggaagatttctgattacagtttcaatttccgtgcttgtgatgggtctgttaagattttctatttctttctggttcagttttggaaagttgtactcttctaagaatttgtccatttcttccacgttgtccattttattggcgtacaactgctgatagtagtctcctatgattctttgtatttctgtgttgtctgttgtgatctctccattttcatttctaattttattgatttgatttttctctctttgcttcttgattagtctgactaatggtttgtcaattttatttatcctttcaaagaaccagcttttggctttgttgatttttgctatggtctcttttgtttcttttgcatttatttctgccctaatttttttaaagatttctttccttctactaactctggggttctccaattcttccttttctagttgctttagttgtagagttaggttatttatttggcttttttcttgtttcttgaggtatgcctgtagtgctatgaactttcctcttagcactgcttttatagtgtcccgcaggttttgggttgttgtgttttcattttcattagtttctatgcatattttgatttcttttttgatttcttctgtgatttgttggttattcagaagtgttttgttcaacctccatatgttggaatttttaatagttttttcctgcaattgagatctaatcttaatgcattatggtcagaaaagatgcttgggatgatttcgattttttttaatttatcaagtttagttttatggcccaggatgtgatctatcctggagaaggttccatgagcacttgaaaaaaaggtgaaattcattgttttggagtgaaatgtcctatagataaaaattaggtctaactgatctaatgtatcatttaaagtttgtgtttctttgttaattttctgtttagttgatctgtccataggtgtgagtggggtattaaagtctcccactattattgtgttattgttgatttcccctttcatacttgttagcatttgtcttacatattgcggtgctcctatattggatgcatatatatttataattgttatatcttcttcttgcattgatcctttgatccttatgtagtggccttctttgtctcttttcacagcctttgttttaaagtctattttatctgatatgagtattgctactcctgctttcttttggtctctatttgcgtggtatatctttttccagcccttcactttcagtttgtatgtgtcccttgttttgaggtgggtctcttgtaagcagcatatagagggttcttgtttttgtatccattcagccagtttttgccttttggttggggcattcaacccatttacgtttaaggtaattattaataagtatgatcccgttaccattttctttattgttttgggttcgagtttatacaccctttttgtgtttcctgtctagagaatatcctttagaatttgttggaaagctggtttggtggtgctgaattctctcagcttttgcttgtctgtaaagcttttgatttccccttcgtatttgaatgagatccttgctgggtacagtaatctgggctgtaggttattgtctttcatcactttaagtatgtgttgccattccctcctggcctgaagagtttctattgaaagatcagctgttatccttatgggaatccccttgtgtgttatttgttgtttttcccttgctgcttttaatatttgttctttgtgtttgatctttgttaatttgattaatatgtgtcttggggtgtttcgccttgggtttatcctatttggaactctctgtgtttcttgggcttgggtgattatttccttccccattttagggaagttttcaactattatctcctcaaggattttctcatgatctttctttttgtcttcttcttctgggactcctataattcgaatgttggagagtttcatattgtcctggaggtctctgagattgtcctcatttcttttaattcgtttttcttgtttcctctctgattcatttatttctaccattctatcttctatttcactaatgctatcttctgcctccgttattctcctatttgttgcctccagagtgtttctgatctcatttattgtgttattcattatatttggactctttattatttcttctaggtccttgttaaacctttcttgcatcttctcaatccttgtctctaggctatttatctgtgattccattttgatttcaagattttggatcattttcactatcaatattcggaattccttctcaggtagattccccacttcttcctcttttgtttggtttggtgggcaactctcctgttcctttacctgctgagtattcctctgtctcttcatcttggttatattgctgcgtttggggtggcctttttatattctggtaatttgtggggttctctttattatggagcttcctcactgtgggtggggttctatcagtggcttgtcaaggtttcctggttagggaagcttgtgttggagttctggtgggtggagctgggtttcttctctctggagtgcaatggagtgaccagtaatgagttatgagatgtcaaaggttttggagtaattttgagctgcctgtatattgaagctcaggggagtgttcctgtgttgctggagaatttgcgtggtatgtcttgttttgtaacttgttggcccttgggtggagcttggtttcagtgtaggtatgaaggcatttgatgagctcctattgcttaatgttccctgaattcaagagttctctaatgttttcaggctttggatttaagcctcctgcttctggttttcagttttatttttacagtagcctctagacttctccatctatacagcactgatgataaaacatctaggttaaaggtgaaaagtttctccacattgagggacactcagagaggttcactgagttacaaggaaaagagaagatgTAGGGGGGtggttagaggtaactggaatgagatgcggtgagatcaaaagaggagagagcaagctagccagtagtcacttccttatgtgcgctctatagtctggaccactcagaggtatttatggagttatacggggaagaggagagggaggaagtagacagaggtgaccaggaggataagagagaggaatgagaaggagagagacaaatcctgccagtaaccagttccttaggtgttgtccaccgtctggaacacatagagattcagagttggatagagaagagatgggggagaaaagagacagaggccacctggtggagaaaaaggagagtccaaaggaggagagagtggtcaagccagtaatcttgctctcaggtaaacttgggtagtgaagtttgggtttttaaatgtacaaaattgacaacaaaaacctaagagcaaagattaaaaatctagagtagaggttggattttcagaaatacaatattaaagaaaagaagcagaaggaaaaaggaagaaaggaaaaaaaagagagagaggaaaaaaataaaaaataattattaaaaaaaaaaacaccaccatcaaccatccaaagactatatatggtgtttgccttaaaaaaaaaaaagtctttttttaaaaatagtaatagtaggttatagaaataaaaattagaggagaactagaagacttaacaattaaaaaaaagttagaaaaaaaaagaaaaaaaaggaatgaatttaaaaatagtaaaaatatatctggcccttctctgatgttgtgggccatgtgggatcacttccaaggtggttccctctgtttaacttcttctgtttgctggttttttaggctcactagttcagtcgcgctgtggggaggggggatgctgcaaacaaatagcactgtcatgtgcacacagtatctcagccgcgcttgacctgtcccttctcgcggcgcacaaaccgctccggctctacgatgttCAGCTGGGAACCgcctggggccggccctaggctgcgtgcacttccccggtccaagccgctcaggtttggcgctcaggcagccctcagaggcacagatttggCTGGGACTGCGccttgtgcccttcccaggtctgagtagctcaggagtttggcgagcgcaatTGCCGtgacttgtcaccttttctgccactgctgctcagctttctgggtggaccgctggcgccccccgtgaggcagatggtgactgtccggcacccccagaagtcttagcaaaggagcctgcttgcagttgggtaagtaaagtctctccaggtctgcaattgcccctttccagtccttacggctctggctgcctgtccccggtgggggatggtctgcagccggcttattccgttccgtcctttgttctgtgctcggtcctggcggtgtcttatgttcgagcttttcatgcggtagctatcccacagtctggtttgctagcctaagttagatcgttctggttgcgcgtggggccttcctgcccgattcttacaaagcactgcagcccgtgcctcccgcgcgtccctgccctgcccccactagcttgtggtggatgcaggcgtctgtgctgcttttccgctgggggagttactgttgggcttgcaatctgttggttttaattatttctttattttttccttcctgttatgttgccctctgtgtttccaaggctcgccacagactcggcagggagagtgtttcctggtgtttggaaacctctcttcttaaaattcccttcccgggaagggcttcccttcccaggacggagctccctccccacctcctttgtctcctttttcgtcttttatattttttcctacctgtttttgaagacactggtctgcttttctggttgcctgatgtcctctgccagcctacagaagttgttttgtggagtttgctcagcgttgaaatgttcttttgaggaatttgtgagggagaaagtggtcttcccatcctattcctccgccatctttacagatcccctgactttttctttcttttctttcttttagtatATCTTCAGGTGTTTTGTTGTATCGTGTGgttatcttttctcattttgagGGAAATCTTATATGACTTCTAAGTGGAtgtatcattttccttccttccagcAGTGCAAAACTGTTCCATTTTATCCACATAATAGTTAATAtatgttcttttctctttcatttgagCCATCATAAATGGTGGTGAAGTATTATCTctgttgcttttatttccctAACAATTAGAGATTTTGAGGATTTTCTCATGTTTGATGGCAATCTATAGATCATCTTTTAGAGAAATAGCATCAAGTATtaaggttggtgcaaaagtaattgtggttttgcatgGCTGAACTTgccattttatattggaatacattcttaaataaatatggtTATATTATACATCATTTCAATGCATGCTtctcactttatattttttgctaATGTCattacttgctgtgtattttatatttattttagactagagaaatgatgttagacaaaaagtaactctgagtgattttcttattcgagttcaaaatgggtagtaaagcagcagagacagctCGCAACATCAATgacgcatttggcccaggaatcGCTAATTAACATACAGTACAGTGGGGggtcaagaagttttgcaaaggagatgggaGCCTTGACGTTGAGGGGGATGGTGGCTGGCCATCCAAAGACGACAACAACCAATTGAGAGGACCATCAAAGCTTATCCCCTTACAACTGCACAAGAAGTTGCTGGAGAACTCATTGTCGACATTGTGgacatttggcatttgaagcaaactggaaagatAAAAAAGCTCAGTcagtgggtgcctcatgaactGATTGCAAATCAAAAAAATCCTTGTCTTgaaatgtcatcttctcttattctatgcaacaacaaaaaactatttcttgatcagattgtgGCTTGTGGGAGCGTGTGGAGAAAGTAAggtggaaacatacattaccacatgtaaaataggtagccagtgggaatttgctgtatgactcaaggaACCCAAACCAGGACTAGGTAACAACCTAGAGAAAGGTTGCTGCTGTGAGTGAATGACGCTGGGATTATTGGCCTCTGGAAGAGAGGAATTCACTGTGAGGCCAGTGACAAGGCTTCATTgatcagagcttttgtgtaacagttttattaaataaagtataagagagatagagaaagcttctgactgacatcagaaggagacagaaagagtgcccccttgctagttcTTAGCAAGGAGCTATATACCTGTTGCTGgtaatcacttcagtcatgtctgactctgtgcaactccatagatagcagcccaccaggctcccccatccctgggattctccaggcaagaacactggagtgggttgccatttccttctccaatgggtgaaagtgaagatgctcagtcatgtccaacttagtgaccccatggattgcagcctaccaggcttctctgtccatgggattctccaggcgagagtactggagtggggtgagagAAAGGAAATGCCTCAAAACTTGAAGTTGCACCAGAGCCCTCAttcacaacatgcattttgaaacagcattggcaggtgagtcaccctgggccataaaacaatt contains:
- the LOC108635636 gene encoding olfactory receptor 12-like, yielding MSLQGDGNLSVMSLQEFVLDGFEGGLQTQALLFALFLALYVVAVLGNLAMMVVITLDARLHSPMCFFLKNLSFVDLCYSSVITPKALATFLSSSKVITFEGCIIQFFFFALLGTTEAFLLAMMAYDHFVAICSPLHYPITMCPSVCACLVLGSYCGGCLNSILETSFTFRLPFCSSNHIDHFLCDVPPLLKLACANTTTNELVMFGLCGLIIVGTTLVVLISYSYITVTILRMRSGGGRHKLFSTCGSHMTAVSLFYRTVFVMYAQPGAVASMEQGKVVSVFYTLVIPMLNPLIYSLRNKDVKDALWRLGQRHTAT